In Lonchura striata isolate bLonStr1 chromosome 18, bLonStr1.mat, whole genome shotgun sequence, one genomic interval encodes:
- the NIPSNAP1 gene encoding protein NipSnap homolog 1, producing MAAGARGGSAALRRLRGGGAGAAPRGARGYSRDVEGSWFRSLFVHKVDPRKDAHSNLLSKKETSNLYKIQFHNVKPECLEAYNQLTEEVLPKLHSDPDYPCDLVGNWNTWYGEQDQAVHLWRFSGGYPALMDCMNKLRQNQEYLDFRKERSRMLLSRRNQLLLEFSFWNEPQPRQGPNIYELRTYKLKPGTMIEWGNNWARAIKYRQENQEAVGGFFSQIGELYVVHHLWAYRDLQSREETRNAAWRKRGWDENVYYTVPLIRTMESRIMIPLKISPLQ from the exons ATGGCGGCGGGAGCgcgcggcgggagcgcggcgctgcggcggctgcggggcgggggcgcgggcgcggccccgcggggcgcgCG GGGCTACTCCAGGGACGTGGAGGGCAGCTGGTTCCGCTCGCTCTTCGTGCACAAGGTGGATCCCCGCAAGGACGCGCATTCCAACCTCCTCTCCAAGAAGGAGACCAGCAACCTCTACAAGATCCAGT ttcACAATGTGAAGCCGGAATGCCTGGAAGCTTACAACCAGCTGAC AGAGGAGGTGCTGCCCAAGCTCCATTCGGACCCCGACTACCCCTGTGACCTGGTGGGCAACTGGAACACGTGGTACGGCGAGCAGGACCAGGCAG TGCACCTGTGGCGCTTCTCGGGCGGGTACCCGGCGCTCATGGACTGCATGAACAAGCTGAGGCAGAACCAG gaGTACCTGGACTTCCGCAAGGAGAGGAGCCGGATGCTGCTGTCCCGCAGGAACCAGCTGCTCCTGGAATTCAGCTTCTGGAAtgagccccagccccgccaGGGACCAAACATCTACGAGCTCAGGACCTACAAGCTGAAG CCAGGGACCATGATCGAGTGGGGCAACAACTG GGCTCGGGCCATTAAGTACCGCCAGGAGAACCAGGAGGCAGTCGGGGGGTTCTTCTCCCAGATCGGGGAGCTCTACGTGGTGCACCACCTCTGGG CCTACAGGGATCTGCAGTCCCGGGAGGAGACCAGGAATGCAGCCTGGAGGAAGAGGGGCTGGGATGAGAACGTTTATTACACCG TCCCGCTGATCCGGACCATGGAATCCCGGATAATGATTCCCCTGAAGATCTCCCCCCTGCAGTGA